A region of Desulfolithobacter dissulfuricans DNA encodes the following proteins:
- the nifB gene encoding nitrogenase cofactor biosynthesis protein NifB, whose amino-acid sequence MTTPLDFNRHPCFNAKVKGLYGRVHLPVAPKCNIQCNYCNRKYDCVNESRPGVTSTVLTPEQALYYMGRVLEKEPRISVAGIAGPGDPFANGDETLETMRLIRREYPETILCLASNGMNLSPYVPELAEIGVSHVTVTVNAVDPEVSKNIYSWVRDGRVLYRGRQGAELLLARQLQSIRELKKHGITVKINTIAIPGVNDHHIIKVARAMRDLGADLFNCMAMYPNVDTVFENIPEPSRIYMTGIRNEAEQYLPQMRHCTRCRADAVGLLDDDRTEEMRGCLSACAKLPGHSVAKRPYVAVATLEGVLVNQHLGEATRFQIWGEDGQGGYKLIEERPAPAAGGGSQRWFNISRILGDCRAILVNDLGESPRETLKKKQIKPIVMSGFIEKGLEAVYTGKGLTSLQGRMRKCSSGSGCMGAGTGCG is encoded by the coding sequence ATGACAACACCACTCGATTTCAACCGGCATCCCTGTTTCAACGCCAAGGTCAAGGGGCTGTACGGCCGGGTCCACCTGCCAGTGGCGCCCAAGTGCAATATCCAGTGCAACTACTGCAACCGCAAGTATGACTGCGTCAACGAGTCGCGTCCCGGTGTGACCTCCACCGTCCTCACCCCGGAACAGGCCCTCTACTACATGGGCAGGGTGCTGGAAAAGGAGCCGCGAATCTCGGTGGCCGGCATTGCCGGCCCCGGCGACCCGTTTGCCAATGGTGATGAAACCCTGGAGACCATGCGTCTCATCCGCAGGGAATACCCTGAAACCATCCTCTGCCTGGCATCCAACGGCATGAACCTGAGCCCCTACGTGCCCGAGCTGGCCGAGATCGGGGTCTCGCACGTGACCGTCACGGTCAATGCGGTGGATCCCGAGGTGAGTAAAAACATCTATTCCTGGGTCCGGGACGGCCGGGTGCTCTACCGGGGACGCCAGGGGGCCGAACTGCTCCTGGCCAGGCAGCTGCAATCGATCAGGGAGTTGAAGAAACACGGCATCACGGTGAAGATCAACACCATCGCCATTCCCGGCGTCAATGACCATCACATCATCAAGGTGGCGCGGGCCATGCGCGATCTCGGCGCCGACCTGTTCAACTGCATGGCCATGTACCCCAACGTCGACACGGTATTTGAAAATATCCCGGAACCCTCCAGGATCTACATGACCGGGATCCGCAACGAGGCCGAACAGTACCTGCCGCAGATGCGCCACTGCACCCGCTGCCGGGCCGATGCGGTGGGGTTGCTCGACGACGACCGCACCGAAGAGATGCGGGGCTGTCTTTCGGCCTGCGCCAAGCTGCCCGGCCACTCGGTGGCCAAGCGGCCCTATGTGGCGGTGGCGACCCTGGAAGGCGTGCTTGTCAACCAGCACCTCGGCGAGGCCACCCGGTTCCAGATCTGGGGCGAGGACGGCCAGGGTGGCTACAAACTTATCGAGGAACGACCGGCACCCGCGGCCGGGGGCGGCTCCCAGCGCTGGTTCAACATCAGCCGTATCCTGGGCGACTGCCGGGCCATCCTGGTCAACGACCTGGGCGAAAGCCCTAGGGAAACCCTGAAAAAGAAACAGATAAAGCCCATCGTCATGTCGGGATTCATCGAAAAGGGGCTGGAGGCCGTCTATACCGGTAAAGGGCTGACCAGCCTCCAGGGCAGAATGCGCAAATGCTCTTCCGGCAGCGGTTGCATGGGTGCCGGAACCGGCTGCGGCTGA
- a CDS encoding nitrogenase component 1, giving the protein MSKNPPPNYISTTNACKLCKPLGACLAFKGIEGTVPYLHGCQGCATYMRRYIISHYNEPIDIASSSLSEKHAVYGGGPNLKQGLTNVAEKYRPAMIGIATTCLTETIGDDVPMYLREFQRDTAGSEGLPKFIHVSTPSYSGTHMEGFHAAVKSVVEQLAESGPKTETINLMPGFVSSADYRLLQEILDDFGLDWTMLPDLSTTMDGPIFKEYVKVPAGGTPLERIESMGRSRLSIEFGHTLADSNSGARVLEKKFQVPCHRLGLPMGIEETDRFLALLAEISGRTVPEKYVHQRGRLVDAYVDGHKYIFGKRAIVYGEEDLVAGLTVFLAEIGIQPVLCASGGSSGKLARTIEKLTGDILLEQPQVFENMDFFDIGEMAGSLKPDLIIGHSKGYPLARKLAIPLVRVGFPIHDRVGGQRILHLGYQGAQQLFDTVTNAMIGAKQDASDVGYAYM; this is encoded by the coding sequence ATGAGCAAGAATCCACCGCCCAACTATATTTCCACCACCAATGCCTGCAAGCTGTGCAAGCCCCTGGGTGCCTGCCTGGCCTTCAAGGGTATCGAGGGCACGGTGCCTTATCTGCACGGCTGCCAGGGCTGCGCCACCTACATGCGGCGCTATATCATCAGCCACTACAACGAGCCCATCGATATCGCCTCCTCCTCGCTTTCCGAGAAGCACGCGGTCTATGGTGGCGGCCCCAACCTGAAACAGGGCCTGACCAATGTGGCGGAAAAATACCGCCCGGCCATGATCGGCATCGCCACCACCTGCCTCACCGAGACCATTGGCGACGACGTGCCCATGTACCTCAGGGAATTCCAGCGTGACACCGCCGGTTCCGAGGGGTTGCCCAAATTTATCCACGTATCCACCCCCAGCTATTCGGGCACCCACATGGAGGGATTTCACGCAGCGGTGAAATCGGTGGTCGAACAGCTGGCCGAATCAGGACCGAAAACCGAAACCATCAACCTGATGCCGGGCTTTGTCTCCTCGGCCGACTATCGGCTCCTCCAGGAGATCCTGGACGATTTCGGCCTGGACTGGACCATGCTCCCGGATCTCTCCACCACCATGGATGGCCCCATCTTTAAGGAATACGTCAAAGTTCCGGCCGGGGGCACCCCGCTTGAGCGCATCGAGTCCATGGGAAGGAGCCGGCTCTCCATCGAATTTGGCCACACCCTGGCCGACTCCAACTCGGGTGCCAGAGTTCTGGAGAAGAAGTTCCAGGTTCCATGCCACCGGCTGGGGTTACCCATGGGTATTGAAGAGACCGACCGTTTTCTGGCCCTGCTTGCCGAAATCAGCGGCAGGACGGTGCCGGAAAAATACGTCCACCAGCGGGGCCGACTGGTGGATGCCTACGTGGACGGGCATAAATATATCTTCGGCAAACGGGCCATTGTCTATGGCGAAGAGGATCTGGTTGCGGGCCTGACCGTCTTTCTGGCGGAAATCGGTATCCAGCCGGTGCTCTGCGCCAGTGGCGGCTCGTCGGGCAAGCTGGCCCGGACCATCGAGAAACTCACCGGTGATATTCTCCTGGAGCAGCCACAGGTTTTTGAAAACATGGATTTCTTCGACATCGGTGAAATGGCCGGGTCGCTCAAGCCCGATCTCATTATTGGTCACTCCAAGGGATATCCCCTGGCCAGAAAGCTGGCCATCCCCCTGGTCCGGGTGGGCTTTCCCATCCACGACCGGGTCGGCGGCCAGCGCATTCTCCATCTCGGCTACCAGGGGGCGCAGCAGCTCTTCGACACGGTGACCAATGCGATGATCGGTGCCAAACAGGACGCCTCGGATGTCGGCTACGCCTACATGTAG
- the nifE gene encoding nitrogenase iron-molybdenum cofactor biosynthesis protein NifE has protein sequence MVAVALKERADQIYIKGKTPFSIVCNKDSLAGAVSQRACTFCGSRVVLYPIADALHLVHGPIGCAVYTWDIRGALSSGPELHRLSFSTDLQERDVIFGGEKKLASALRELIARHNPRAAFVYSTCIVGIIGDDLEAVCREMEKETGIPVIPVKSEGFKGNKRAGYQAACDAMFRLIGTGETETISRFSINILGDFNLAGEIWMVRKYYERMGIEVVANITGDGRVDDIRRAHGAALNVVQCSGSTMGLANMMEEKYGVPSLRVSYFGIEDMSEALYDIARFFLKKFPGDPEAEAIMARTRELVRQEVSELVPKLEKYRRALAGKKAAIYVGGSFKAFSLVKAFRLVDMQVVLVGSQTGTTEDYEELAAITDPGTVIVDDSNPLELTSFLKEKGVDIFVGGVKERPIAYKLGIGFCDHNHERKEALAGFTGMLNFAREVYNSVMSPVWRFVPGNN, from the coding sequence ATGGTGGCAGTTGCACTGAAAGAGCGAGCTGACCAGATCTACATCAAGGGGAAGACCCCGTTTTCCATTGTCTGCAACAAGGACAGCCTGGCCGGGGCCGTGAGCCAGCGGGCCTGCACCTTCTGCGGTTCGAGGGTGGTCCTCTACCCCATTGCCGATGCCCTGCACCTGGTGCACGGTCCTATCGGCTGCGCGGTCTACACCTGGGATATCCGCGGTGCCCTGTCCTCGGGGCCGGAGTTGCACCGGCTTTCCTTTTCCACCGACCTCCAGGAACGCGACGTCATCTTCGGGGGCGAGAAAAAACTCGCCAGCGCCCTGCGTGAACTCATCGCCCGCCACAATCCCAGGGCCGCCTTTGTCTACTCCACCTGTATCGTCGGCATCATCGGCGACGACCTGGAAGCGGTCTGCCGCGAGATGGAGAAGGAAACCGGTATCCCAGTCATCCCGGTCAAATCCGAGGGATTCAAGGGCAACAAGCGGGCCGGCTACCAGGCCGCCTGCGACGCCATGTTCCGGCTCATCGGTACCGGGGAGACCGAGACCATCTCCCGCTTTTCCATAAATATCCTCGGCGACTTCAACCTGGCCGGCGAGATCTGGATGGTCCGTAAGTATTATGAGCGCATGGGCATCGAGGTGGTGGCCAACATCACCGGTGACGGCCGGGTGGATGATATCCGCCGGGCCCACGGCGCCGCTCTCAACGTGGTCCAGTGCTCCGGATCCACCATGGGGCTGGCCAACATGATGGAAGAGAAATACGGGGTTCCGTCGCTGCGGGTCTCTTACTTCGGCATCGAGGACATGTCCGAGGCCCTCTACGACATCGCCCGCTTTTTCCTGAAAAAATTTCCCGGTGATCCAGAGGCCGAAGCCATCATGGCCCGAACCAGGGAACTGGTCCGTCAGGAGGTGAGCGAACTGGTCCCGAAGCTGGAAAAATACCGCCGGGCCCTGGCTGGAAAAAAGGCCGCCATTTACGTGGGCGGCTCCTTCAAAGCCTTTTCCCTGGTCAAGGCGTTTCGCCTGGTGGACATGCAGGTGGTCCTGGTGGGCTCCCAGACCGGCACCACGGAAGATTATGAAGAGCTGGCCGCTATCACCGATCCGGGCACGGTCATTGTCGATGACTCCAATCCCCTGGAGCTGACCTCCTTTCTCAAGGAGAAGGGCGTCGACATCTTTGTTGGTGGGGTCAAGGAACGGCCCATTGCCTACAAGCTGGGGATCGGGTTCTGTGACCACAACCATGAACGCAAGGAAGCCCTGGCCGGATTCACCGGCATGCTCAACTTCGCCCGGGAAGTCTACAACTCGGTCATGAGCCCGGTATGGCGCTTTGTCCCCGGCAATAATTGA